Proteins from a genomic interval of Kitasatospora kifunensis:
- a CDS encoding succinic semialdehyde dehydrogenase, producing MTDITAESRSIGRNPVAPGAGRTVASAVPQSLVRRLARGITATGGAEPAVTRAPLTGEVLAELPQSTTEDVKVAFELARRAQQAWAALPVRRRAAVLLRFHDLLLKRQDEVLDLIQAETGKARLHAFTEVLATTMAARHYGRAAVGYLRDRRRGGAVPVLTKAVEARRPKGVIGQISPWNYPLELSVGDALPAFAAGNAVVNKPDTQTALTALWARELLIEAGLPADLWQIVVGEGPVVGPAVVEHADYVAFTGSTATGREVAQRAAGRLVGASLELGGKNAMLVLADADLEKAAEGAVRACFDSAGQLCIAVERLFVHRSVADAFLARFAERTRALRLGGGLAYGADMGSLVSARQLETVSRHVEEAVKAGATVLAGGQARPELGPLFYEPTILDGVTPEMAVCAEETFGPVVSVYRFDTEEEAVERANATSYGLNSSLWTKDTRRGRAIAARLRTGTVNVNEGYAAAYGSVASPMGGMGESGLGRRHGAEGILRYTEGQTIATQRLLPIAPSLGLSDEKFAAVFTTSLRALKALRIK from the coding sequence ATGACGGACATCACGGCAGAAAGCCGCAGCATCGGCCGCAACCCCGTGGCCCCGGGCGCCGGCCGTACGGTCGCCTCGGCGGTCCCGCAGTCCCTGGTCAGGAGGCTCGCCCGGGGCATCACCGCCACCGGCGGCGCCGAGCCCGCGGTGACCCGGGCGCCGCTGACCGGCGAGGTGCTGGCCGAGCTGCCGCAGTCGACCACCGAGGACGTCAAGGTGGCCTTCGAGCTGGCCCGGCGGGCCCAGCAGGCGTGGGCCGCGCTGCCGGTGCGGCGGCGTGCGGCGGTGCTGCTGCGCTTCCACGACCTGTTGCTCAAGCGGCAGGACGAGGTGCTCGACCTGATACAGGCGGAGACCGGAAAAGCCCGGCTGCACGCCTTCACGGAGGTGCTGGCCACCACGATGGCCGCCCGCCACTACGGGCGCGCCGCGGTCGGCTACCTCAGGGACCGCCGACGCGGCGGCGCGGTCCCCGTCCTCACCAAGGCGGTGGAGGCCCGCAGGCCCAAGGGCGTGATCGGCCAGATCTCCCCGTGGAACTACCCGTTGGAGCTGTCGGTCGGCGACGCGCTGCCGGCCTTCGCGGCGGGCAACGCGGTGGTCAACAAGCCCGACACGCAGACCGCGCTGACCGCGCTGTGGGCCCGCGAGCTGCTGATCGAGGCCGGGCTGCCCGCCGATCTGTGGCAGATCGTGGTGGGCGAGGGGCCGGTGGTCGGTCCGGCCGTGGTCGAGCACGCGGACTACGTCGCGTTCACCGGCTCCACGGCCACCGGGCGTGAGGTGGCTCAGCGGGCGGCCGGCCGGTTGGTCGGCGCCTCGCTCGAACTCGGCGGCAAGAACGCCATGCTGGTGCTCGCCGACGCCGACCTGGAGAAGGCGGCCGAGGGCGCGGTGCGAGCCTGCTTCGACTCCGCGGGGCAGCTGTGCATCGCGGTCGAGCGACTCTTCGTGCACCGCTCGGTGGCCGACGCCTTCCTGGCCAGGTTCGCCGAGCGGACCCGGGCGCTGCGCCTGGGCGGCGGCCTGGCCTACGGCGCGGACATGGGATCGCTGGTCTCCGCACGGCAGTTGGAGACGGTCAGCCGACATGTCGAGGAGGCCGTCAAGGCGGGCGCCACGGTGCTGGCCGGCGGGCAGGCCCGTCCGGAGCTGGGCCCGCTCTTCTACGAGCCCACCATCCTGGACGGGGTCACCCCCGAGATGGCGGTCTGCGCCGAGGAGACCTTCGGCCCGGTGGTCTCGGTCTACCGCTTCGACACCGAGGAGGAGGCCGTCGAGCGGGCCAACGCCACGTCGTACGGGCTCAATTCGAGCCTCTGGACGAAGGACACCCGGCGCGGCCGGGCGATCGCGGCCAGGCTGCGCACCGGCACCGTCAACGTCAACGAGGGCTACGCGGCCGCCTACGGCTCGGTGGCCTCGCCGATGGGCGGTATGGGAGAGTCGGGGCTCGGCCGCCGGCACGGCGCCGAGGGCATCCTGCGCTACACCGAGGGCCAGACCATCGCGACCCAGCGGCTGCTGCCGATCGCACCGTCGCTGGGGCTGAGTGACGAGAAGTTCGCGGCGGTGTTCACCACCAGCCTGCGGGCGTTGAAGGCGCTGAGGATCAAGTGA
- a CDS encoding protein kinase domain-containing protein, with translation MRAGPGQTVAARYQVTDRVPEGEALGLRRLATDLHSGVPVLLEALELPEVLVPELAGSENFEASRWLDPADLLTAVRAVLARIPEHPRLRQVFEVFAEDGLVWVVGEQPTAVGLPQLLQEEPLAPYRAAELAADLVGALGAVHRAGLVHGQVVAEQVLICADGAALLGGQVGAAAEEALARGLGGADGRRWAQARTGLVGARAERWAPELLGPDAAGGPEADLWALGVLLQRALTGLGPFPEATPTALFAAVRAGQRADSAGCGPLGPLVDRLLAADPAERPTAEETGQWLAELLAHAPEPLRAEEVVPQVLPVPRPARPLVPRPRRGRAVAQLPPEHARHAGAQRPSRLLPVLLVGGVLVAMVLGMAAVVVFAG, from the coding sequence ATGCGAGCTGGCCCTGGCCAGACGGTGGCCGCCCGGTACCAGGTGACGGACCGGGTGCCCGAGGGCGAGGCGCTCGGCCTGCGCAGGCTCGCGACGGACCTGCACAGCGGCGTCCCGGTGTTGCTGGAGGCGCTGGAGCTGCCCGAGGTGCTGGTGCCCGAGCTGGCCGGCAGTGAGAACTTCGAGGCCAGCCGCTGGCTGGACCCGGCGGACCTGCTGACCGCCGTGCGCGCGGTGCTCGCCCGGATCCCCGAACACCCCCGGCTGCGACAGGTTTTCGAGGTCTTCGCGGAGGACGGCCTGGTCTGGGTGGTGGGCGAGCAGCCGACCGCGGTCGGACTGCCGCAGCTGCTCCAGGAGGAGCCGCTCGCGCCCTACCGGGCCGCCGAGTTGGCCGCCGACCTGGTCGGCGCGCTGGGTGCGGTGCACCGGGCGGGGCTGGTGCACGGCCAGGTGGTGGCCGAGCAGGTGCTGATCTGCGCGGACGGCGCGGCGCTGCTCGGCGGCCAGGTGGGCGCGGCGGCCGAGGAGGCGCTGGCGCGTGGGCTCGGCGGAGCGGACGGACGGCGCTGGGCGCAGGCGCGCACGGGGCTGGTCGGTGCGCGGGCCGAGCGGTGGGCCCCCGAACTGCTGGGCCCCGACGCTGCCGGCGGGCCCGAGGCCGACCTGTGGGCGCTGGGCGTGCTGCTGCAGCGGGCGCTGACCGGGCTGGGTCCGTTCCCCGAGGCGACGCCGACCGCGCTCTTCGCCGCCGTCCGGGCCGGGCAGCGGGCCGACAGCGCGGGGTGCGGCCCGCTCGGCCCGCTGGTGGACCGGCTGCTGGCCGCCGACCCGGCCGAGCGGCCCACGGCCGAGGAGACCGGGCAGTGGCTGGCCGAGCTGCTGGCGCACGCGCCCGAGCCGCTGCGGGCCGAGGAGGTCGTGCCGCAGGTGCTGCCGGTGCCGCGTCCGGCCCGGCCGCTGGTGCCGCGTCCGCGCCGTGGGCGGGCGGTGGCGCAGCTGCCGCCCGAGCACGCCCGGCACGCCGGGGCGCAGCGGCCCTCGCGGCTGCTGCCGGTGCTGCTGGTGGGCGGGGTGCTGGTGGCGATGGTGCTGGGGATGGCGGCCGTGGTGGTCTTCGCCGGCTGA
- the guaB gene encoding IMP dehydrogenase codes for MSLNAAGVPEKFAMLGLTYDDVLLLPGESAVLPNQVDTASRVSRNVRVNIPLLSAAMDKVTESRMAIAMARQGGVGVLHRNLSIEDQANQVDLVKRSESGMVTDPITVGPETTLAEADALCAKFRISGVPIADPDGKLLGIVTNRDMAFESDRSRQVREIMTPMPLITGKVGISGEDAIGLLRRHKIEKLPLVDDEGRIKGLITVKDFVKAEKYPNAAKDAEGQLLVGAAVGASAEAFDRAQALVEAGVDFLVVDTSHGHSRNALDWIAKIKSAVAVDVVGGNVATRDGAQALIDAGVDGVKVGVGPGSICTTRVVAGIGVPQVTAIYEAALACQAAGVPVIGDGGLQYSGDIGKALAAGADTVMLGSLLAGCEESPGELLFINGKQFKSYRGMGSLGAMQSRGQAKSFSKDRYFQGEVTSDEKLIAEGIEGQVPYRGPLSAVLYQLVGGLRQTMGYVGAATVAEMESKGRFVRITSAGLKESHPHDIQMTVEAPNYTSR; via the coding sequence ATGTCTCTTAACGCTGCAGGCGTACCCGAGAAGTTCGCGATGCTCGGGCTCACGTACGACGACGTCCTGCTGCTGCCCGGGGAATCCGCCGTGCTGCCGAACCAGGTGGACACCGCGTCCCGGGTCTCGCGCAACGTCCGGGTGAACATCCCGCTGCTCTCCGCCGCGATGGACAAGGTCACCGAGTCCCGGATGGCGATCGCGATGGCCCGCCAGGGCGGGGTGGGCGTGCTGCACCGCAACCTGTCGATCGAGGACCAGGCCAACCAGGTCGACCTGGTCAAGCGTTCCGAGTCCGGCATGGTCACCGACCCGATCACGGTGGGCCCCGAGACCACGCTGGCCGAGGCCGACGCGCTCTGCGCCAAGTTCCGGATCAGCGGCGTGCCGATCGCCGACCCGGACGGCAAGCTGCTGGGCATCGTCACCAACCGTGACATGGCCTTCGAGTCGGACCGCAGCCGTCAGGTCCGCGAGATCATGACCCCGATGCCGCTGATCACCGGCAAGGTCGGGATCTCCGGCGAGGACGCGATCGGCCTGCTGCGCCGCCACAAGATCGAGAAGCTCCCGCTGGTCGACGACGAGGGCCGGATCAAGGGCCTGATCACCGTCAAGGACTTCGTCAAGGCCGAGAAGTACCCGAACGCCGCCAAGGACGCCGAGGGCCAGCTGCTGGTCGGTGCCGCGGTCGGCGCCAGTGCCGAGGCCTTCGACCGGGCCCAGGCCCTGGTCGAGGCGGGCGTGGACTTCCTGGTGGTGGACACCTCGCACGGCCACAGCCGCAACGCGCTGGACTGGATCGCCAAGATCAAGTCGGCCGTTGCCGTCGACGTGGTCGGCGGCAACGTGGCCACCCGCGACGGCGCCCAGGCGCTGATCGACGCGGGCGTGGACGGCGTCAAGGTCGGCGTCGGCCCCGGCTCGATCTGCACCACCCGCGTGGTGGCCGGCATCGGCGTGCCGCAGGTCACCGCGATCTACGAGGCCGCGCTGGCGTGCCAGGCGGCCGGCGTGCCGGTGATCGGCGACGGCGGCCTGCAGTACTCCGGCGACATCGGCAAGGCGCTGGCCGCCGGCGCCGACACGGTGATGCTCGGCTCGCTGCTGGCCGGCTGCGAGGAGTCGCCGGGCGAGCTGCTCTTCATCAACGGCAAGCAGTTCAAGTCCTACCGCGGCATGGGCTCGCTGGGCGCCATGCAGTCCCGCGGCCAGGCGAAGTCCTTCTCCAAGGACCGCTACTTCCAGGGCGAGGTCACCTCCGACGAGAAGCTGATCGCCGAGGGCATCGAGGGCCAGGTGCCCTACCGCGGCCCGCTGTCCGCCGTGCTCTACCAGCTGGTCGGCGGTCTGCGGCAGACCATGGGCTACGTGGGTGCCGCCACCGTCGCCGAGATGGAGAGCAAGGGCCGGTTCGTCCGGATCACCTCCGCGGGCCTCAAGGAGAGCCACCCGCACGACATCCAGATGACCGTCGAGGCGCCGAACTACACCAGCCGCTGA
- a CDS encoding GuaB3 family IMP dehydrogenase-related protein — protein MTEIEIGRGKRGRRAYSFDDIAVVPSRRTRDPKEVSIAWQIDAYRFELPFLAAPMDSVVSPAQAIAIGQLGGLGVLNLEGLWTRYEDPQPLLDEIAAIKDEATATRRLQEIYAAPIQAELIGKRIREVRESGVVTAAALSPQRTAEFSKAVVDAGVDVFVIRGTTVSAEHVSGAAEPLNLKQFIYELDVPVIVGGCATYTAALHLMRTGAAGVLVGFGGGAAHTTRNVLGIQVPMATAVADVAAARRDYMDESGGRYVHVIADGGVGYSGDIAKAVACGADAVMIGAALARATDAPGKGFHWGMEAVHEELPRGKRVDLGTVGSTEEILTGPSHTPDGTMNLFGALRRAMATTGYSELKEFQRVEVTVSHR, from the coding sequence GTGACTGAGATCGAGATCGGGCGAGGCAAGCGCGGCCGGCGGGCGTACTCCTTCGACGACATTGCCGTCGTCCCCAGCCGCCGGACCCGGGACCCGAAGGAGGTCTCGATCGCCTGGCAGATCGACGCCTACCGCTTCGAGCTGCCCTTCCTGGCAGCCCCGATGGACAGCGTGGTCTCGCCCGCGCAGGCCATCGCGATCGGCCAGCTGGGCGGCCTCGGGGTGCTGAACCTCGAGGGCCTGTGGACCCGCTACGAGGACCCGCAGCCGCTGCTGGACGAGATCGCCGCGATCAAGGACGAGGCCACCGCCACCCGTCGCCTGCAGGAGATCTACGCCGCGCCGATCCAGGCCGAGCTGATCGGCAAGCGGATCCGCGAGGTGCGCGAGTCCGGTGTGGTGACCGCCGCCGCGCTCTCCCCGCAGCGCACCGCCGAGTTCTCCAAGGCGGTCGTGGACGCGGGCGTGGACGTCTTCGTGATCCGTGGCACCACGGTCTCCGCCGAGCACGTCTCGGGCGCGGCCGAGCCGCTCAACCTCAAGCAGTTCATCTACGAGCTCGATGTTCCGGTGATCGTCGGCGGCTGCGCCACCTACACCGCGGCGCTGCACCTGATGCGCACCGGCGCGGCCGGCGTGCTGGTGGGCTTCGGCGGCGGCGCGGCGCACACCACCCGCAACGTGCTGGGCATCCAGGTCCCGATGGCCACCGCCGTCGCGGACGTGGCCGCCGCCCGCCGGGACTACATGGACGAGTCCGGCGGCCGCTACGTGCACGTGATCGCGGACGGTGGTGTCGGCTACAGCGGCGACATCGCCAAGGCGGTCGCCTGCGGCGCGGACGCCGTGATGATCGGTGCCGCGCTGGCCCGGGCCACCGACGCGCCCGGCAAGGGCTTCCACTGGGGCATGGAGGCGGTGCACGAGGAGCTGCCGCGCGGAAAGCGGGTGGACCTGGGCACCGTCGGCAGCACCGAGGAGATCCTCACCGGTCCCTCGCACACCCCCGACGGCACCATGAACCTGTTCGGTGCGCTGCGCCGGGCGATGGCCACCACCGGGTACTCGGAGCTCAAGGAGTTCCAGCGGGTCGAGGTGACGGTCAGCCACCGCTGA
- a CDS encoding serine/threonine-protein kinase, translating into MSGHEQAGAATESEQAEPIAAAATRRMLAGRYELGDRLGRGGMGTVWRARDLMLDREVAVKELTVDHLPEEDLAILQSRMKQEARAAARIKHAGVITIHDVLEQDGRPWIVMELIDGRSLADVVAQDGPLSPREAAEVGAQVLAALHRGHQLGVLHRDVKPANVLLEHGTGRAVLLDFGIAKFEGSSELTRPGDLVGSPDYLAPERAQGERPGPASDLWGLGATLYTAVEGQSPFRRYDPLSTLAAVVSEPLPEPRNAGALGPVLAALMTKQAAGRPSADEALQMLREVTAGHTIGITTRPPLQRVPTQVVPVVDRLPVQNEPEQPAWAAAMQPPVGPPPAIQPPAMQPPVGPTAATMTRAQAPTPQATAVVPISAQPAPRRRRRGLRVLLVGLTVAVVSGAVAFGVVQLEHRGTPAADPSSAVSPTSSASPSSPVTSSPTGTAVLSGPAPAGYTWQSDPSGFRFPLPLDGGTWQRTTDDKNQIYYSPDNKRHFLQFAVTVGDATKPYDNMLYMEGKMKANSTGYHRVSLDQTPVRGHEAARLVWTYNQLSGPLAGRRMSIDEEYRDADGTSYAILVSGPDTPDDTTTTQQRLTAILNGFTPTAQSNGAAATEPATQPTG; encoded by the coding sequence GTGAGTGGACACGAGCAGGCGGGGGCTGCCACCGAGTCCGAACAGGCCGAGCCGATCGCCGCCGCCGCGACCCGCCGGATGCTGGCCGGGCGCTACGAACTGGGTGACCGGCTCGGTCGGGGCGGCATGGGCACGGTCTGGCGGGCCAGGGACCTGATGCTGGACCGCGAGGTGGCGGTCAAGGAGCTGACCGTCGATCACCTGCCGGAGGAGGATCTGGCGATCCTGCAGTCCCGGATGAAGCAGGAGGCCAGAGCCGCGGCCCGGATCAAGCACGCCGGCGTGATCACCATCCACGACGTGCTGGAGCAGGACGGCCGGCCGTGGATCGTGATGGAGCTGATCGACGGCCGCTCGCTGGCCGACGTGGTCGCCCAGGACGGGCCGCTCTCCCCGCGCGAGGCCGCCGAGGTCGGCGCCCAGGTGCTCGCCGCACTGCACCGGGGCCACCAGCTCGGGGTGCTGCACCGGGACGTCAAGCCGGCCAACGTGCTGCTGGAGCACGGCACCGGGCGGGCCGTGCTGCTGGACTTCGGGATCGCCAAGTTCGAGGGCTCCTCCGAGCTGACCCGCCCCGGTGACCTGGTCGGCTCGCCCGACTACCTGGCGCCCGAGCGGGCCCAGGGGGAGCGTCCAGGACCGGCCTCGGACCTGTGGGGCCTGGGCGCCACGCTGTACACGGCGGTCGAGGGCCAGTCGCCGTTCCGCCGCTACGACCCGCTGAGCACGCTGGCCGCCGTGGTCTCCGAGCCGCTGCCCGAGCCGCGCAACGCGGGCGCGCTCGGCCCGGTGCTGGCCGCGCTGATGACCAAGCAGGCGGCCGGCCGCCCGAGCGCGGACGAGGCCCTGCAGATGCTGCGCGAGGTGACGGCCGGCCACACGATCGGAATCACCACCCGGCCTCCGCTCCAGCGGGTGCCCACCCAGGTGGTGCCCGTGGTGGACCGTCTCCCGGTCCAGAACGAGCCCGAGCAGCCCGCCTGGGCGGCGGCCATGCAGCCCCCGGTCGGGCCGCCCCCGGCCATCCAGCCCCCGGCCATGCAGCCCCCGGTCGGGCCGACCGCTGCGACGATGACCCGGGCCCAGGCGCCCACGCCGCAGGCGACCGCGGTGGTGCCGATATCCGCGCAGCCCGCGCCGCGTCGGCGTCGTCGTGGCCTGCGGGTGCTGCTGGTCGGGCTGACCGTCGCCGTGGTCAGCGGTGCGGTGGCCTTCGGCGTGGTCCAACTGGAGCACCGCGGCACGCCGGCGGCCGACCCGTCGTCAGCGGTGAGCCCCACGTCCAGTGCCTCCCCGAGCAGCCCGGTCACGAGTTCCCCCACCGGCACCGCCGTGCTCTCCGGACCGGCGCCGGCCGGCTACACGTGGCAGAGCGATCCGAGTGGCTTCCGTTTCCCGTTGCCGCTCGACGGCGGCACCTGGCAGCGCACCACGGACGACAAGAACCAGATCTACTACAGCCCGGACAACAAGCGGCACTTCCTCCAGTTCGCGGTCACGGTCGGTGATGCGACCAAGCCGTACGACAACATGCTGTACATGGAGGGGAAGATGAAGGCGAACTCCACGGGCTACCACCGAGTGAGCCTGGACCAGACCCCCGTGCGCGGTCACGAGGCGGCTCGGCTGGTGTGGACCTACAACCAGCTCTCCGGGCCGCTCGCGGGCAGGCGCATGTCGATCGACGAGGAGTACCGGGACGCGGACGGGACCAGCTACGCGATCCTGGTGTCAGGCCCCGACACCCCGGACGACACCACGACGACGCAGCAGCGGCTGACCGCGATCCTCAACGGCTTCACGCCCACCGCCCAGTCCAACGGCGCGGCCGCCACCGAGCCCGCGACGCAGCCCACCGGCTGA
- a CDS encoding serine/threonine-protein kinase — MTQPQGTSGRVLADRYRLESVLGSGGMGTVWRAEDEMLGRIVAVKELRMHGSVDDDERHRLIVRTLREAKATARIRHTAAVTVFDVVEEDDRPWIVMELVDGRSLAEVVKEDGPVTPARAAEIALELLGVLGAAHSQGILHRDVKPSNVLIGEDGRVVLTDFGIASVEGDSSVTSTGMLVGAPSYISPERARGQKPGPPADLWSLGGTLYAMLEGKPPYDRGSALATLTAVMTEELPAPANAGPLRPVIEGLLDKDPEKRLDASTTRSMLKRIVAESTSRAESTTQAAVPAMELTKIDLESTQAPSAGEKAEAKDAGASAKAAQASAKAAEVGPADVQRKPAASAKRKPGARPGLSTVRVGSRVPTGETAVPVAGAEAAPGPVPVREPVPAASPVGGSVDGGGWSRSGTLGAAARWSRRRQLLVAVVLVLLLIAGGVWLAVGSGGSTAKKGAASSPAGGSGVSGSSGGAPSPVTPASSNVGGAAPSGAGSTSGTPSGTPSGTPVGAAAPSAPAPASAASSPADSPAASTSPSPSADPSSASPSASSSTSPSPAVPAGSYLYTDPAGFSIQLPDGLNHDAGASKTDSQVFDGNGLRLQIDWTDSPGASALANWQSEEQQVAPGLSNYQRVKLAGLTYRSWTNAADWEWTFGSGTKQHSLNRGFVTGRHGYALYWTANDSDWNSPANNDARNNAFQTFEPAP; from the coding sequence ATGACCCAGCCGCAGGGCACTTCCGGACGCGTCCTGGCCGATCGCTATCGGCTCGAGTCGGTCCTCGGCAGCGGCGGCATGGGGACCGTCTGGCGTGCCGAGGACGAAATGCTGGGCCGGATAGTCGCGGTGAAGGAACTGCGGATGCACGGCAGTGTCGACGACGACGAACGACACCGCCTGATCGTCCGAACACTGCGGGAGGCCAAGGCCACCGCGCGGATCCGGCACACCGCCGCCGTCACCGTCTTCGACGTGGTCGAGGAGGACGACCGGCCGTGGATCGTCATGGAGTTGGTCGACGGCCGCTCGCTGGCGGAGGTGGTCAAGGAGGACGGCCCGGTGACGCCGGCCCGTGCCGCCGAGATCGCGCTCGAACTGCTCGGCGTGCTCGGGGCCGCGCACAGCCAGGGCATCCTGCACCGTGACGTCAAGCCGTCCAACGTGCTGATCGGCGAGGACGGCCGGGTCGTGCTGACCGACTTCGGCATCGCCAGTGTGGAGGGCGACTCCTCGGTCACCTCCACCGGCATGCTGGTCGGCGCGCCCTCGTACATCTCGCCGGAGCGGGCTCGCGGGCAGAAGCCGGGACCGCCGGCCGACCTGTGGTCGCTGGGCGGCACGCTGTACGCGATGCTCGAGGGCAAGCCGCCCTACGACCGGGGATCGGCGCTGGCCACGTTGACCGCGGTGATGACCGAGGAGCTGCCGGCGCCGGCCAACGCCGGTCCGCTGCGGCCGGTGATCGAGGGGTTGCTGGACAAGGACCCCGAGAAGCGGCTGGACGCCTCGACGACCCGTTCGATGCTCAAGCGGATCGTGGCGGAGTCGACTTCGCGGGCCGAGTCGACCACGCAGGCGGCGGTGCCGGCCATGGAGCTGACCAAGATCGACCTCGAGTCGACGCAGGCGCCGTCGGCCGGGGAGAAGGCCGAGGCCAAGGACGCCGGCGCTTCGGCCAAGGCGGCGCAGGCTTCGGCCAAGGCGGCGGAAGTCGGGCCGGCCGACGTTCAGCGCAAGCCGGCCGCGTCGGCCAAGCGCAAGCCGGGCGCCCGGCCCGGGCTGAGCACCGTGCGCGTGGGTAGCCGGGTGCCGACGGGGGAGACCGCCGTGCCGGTGGCCGGCGCCGAAGCCGCGCCCGGCCCCGTGCCCGTTCGGGAGCCGGTCCCCGCCGCGTCGCCGGTCGGCGGTTCGGTGGATGGCGGCGGCTGGTCGCGCAGCGGCACGCTGGGCGCGGCCGCCCGTTGGTCGCGGCGCCGGCAGTTGCTGGTCGCCGTGGTGCTCGTGCTGCTGCTGATAGCCGGTGGTGTCTGGCTGGCCGTGGGGTCGGGCGGCTCGACGGCCAAGAAGGGTGCGGCCTCGTCCCCGGCGGGCGGCTCCGGCGTGTCCGGCTCGAGCGGCGGCGCCCCGTCCCCGGTCACCCCCGCGTCCTCGAACGTCGGCGGGGCCGCCCCGTCGGGCGCGGGCTCGACCAGCGGCACACCCAGCGGCACACCCAGCGGCACACCCGTCGGCGCCGCCGCGCCGAGCGCCCCCGCGCCGGCATCGGCCGCGAGCAGCCCGGCCGACTCGCCCGCCGCGTCAACCTCGCCGTCGCCTTCCGCCGACCCGAGCAGTGCCTCGCCCAGTGCCTCGTCCAGCACCTCGCCGAGCCCCGCCGTACCGGCCGGCTCCTACCTCTACACGGACCCCGCCGGCTTCTCCATCCAGCTGCCCGACGGGCTCAACCACGACGCGGGCGCCTCGAAGACGGACAGCCAGGTCTTCGACGGCAACGGCCTGCGCCTGCAGATCGATTGGACCGACTCGCCGGGCGCCAGCGCCCTCGCCAACTGGCAGTCCGAGGAGCAGCAGGTCGCGCCGGGCCTCAGCAACTACCAGCGGGTCAAGCTGGCCGGGCTCACCTACCGCAGCTGGACCAACGCCGCCGACTGGGAATGGACCTTCGGTTCGGGTACCAAGCAGCACTCGTTGAACCGCGGCTTCGTCACCGGCCGTCATGGTTATGCGCTCTACTGGACCGCGAACGACAGCGACTGGAACAGCCCCGCGAACAACGATGCCCGGAACAACGCGTTCCAGACCTTCGAGCCTGCGCCATAA